One window from the genome of Hyphomonas neptunium ATCC 15444 encodes:
- a CDS encoding tetratricopeptide repeat protein, translating into MLRNALLIAAAFVCLLGQPATAQIDYDKDPVYQAARTAMMEGRYAEAFPEIKRAAEAGFAKAQFNLAMLYRDGPTATASQELYRKWIEASAAQEFSMALFSLGLDYDVGRGVTKDLPRALGYYERAAEAGDTMAAYNAGQIHLMGEGVIPPNHVKAIRYIELSAKANEGKALMTLGYIYETGLTGLQDVNLSRDYYYRAEVAGEPAAAEAIDRLKEVASRAAFDKMLAGDHSGAVALFGKLCDEADMEACAYYGNYLANGAPGVSVSVAEALPPLKKACDAGEMYGCQFQAFAVAKAKFGADEDARYQAARYFANRCLTAPFNQEACYNLAVMYYNGTVKGGREEARKIAATSCTAGYQDSCRIVSAIDTQREQAARLKAENDRKAEEFAARQQGGYSAGVSASYGSSYSTGSSSSYSSSSSSASRAQDTADFNAFINKVNSYNTGYSASCRTGNPYC; encoded by the coding sequence ATGCTCCGAAACGCCCTGCTGATCGCCGCCGCTTTTGTTTGCCTCCTGGGGCAGCCGGCGACCGCCCAGATCGATTACGACAAGGACCCTGTCTATCAGGCCGCCCGCACCGCCATGATGGAAGGGCGCTACGCAGAAGCGTTTCCGGAAATAAAACGCGCCGCCGAAGCAGGCTTTGCCAAGGCGCAGTTCAACCTCGCCATGCTTTACCGCGATGGCCCGACCGCCACGGCATCGCAGGAGCTTTATCGCAAATGGATCGAGGCTTCGGCGGCGCAGGAGTTCTCGATGGCGCTGTTCAGCCTGGGGCTTGATTATGACGTTGGCCGGGGCGTCACCAAAGACCTGCCGCGCGCACTGGGCTATTATGAGCGCGCCGCAGAAGCGGGCGACACGATGGCGGCCTATAATGCCGGGCAGATCCACCTGATGGGCGAGGGCGTTATCCCGCCCAATCATGTCAAGGCGATCCGGTATATCGAGCTCTCCGCCAAGGCCAATGAAGGCAAGGCGCTGATGACGCTCGGCTATATCTACGAAACCGGGCTGACCGGCCTTCAGGACGTTAATCTGTCCAGAGACTATTATTACCGGGCCGAGGTGGCAGGCGAGCCCGCAGCGGCCGAAGCCATCGACCGCCTCAAGGAAGTGGCCAGCCGCGCCGCCTTCGACAAGATGCTGGCAGGCGACCATTCAGGCGCGGTCGCCCTCTTCGGCAAGCTATGCGATGAGGCCGACATGGAGGCCTGCGCCTATTACGGCAACTACCTCGCGAATGGGGCGCCCGGCGTCTCCGTCTCGGTTGCCGAGGCCCTGCCTCCGCTCAAGAAGGCCTGCGACGCGGGCGAGATGTATGGCTGCCAGTTTCAGGCCTTCGCGGTTGCCAAGGCGAAGTTTGGCGCTGACGAAGACGCGCGCTACCAGGCCGCCCGGTATTTTGCCAACCGGTGCCTGACTGCGCCATTCAATCAGGAGGCCTGCTACAACCTCGCCGTCATGTATTATAACGGCACGGTCAAAGGGGGGCGCGAGGAAGCCCGCAAAATTGCCGCGACATCCTGCACCGCAGGCTATCAGGATTCCTGCCGCATAGTTTCGGCAATAGACACCCAGCGCGAACAAGCGGCCCGCCTGAAAGCCGAGAATGATCGGAAGGCGGAAGAGTTCGCTGCGCGCCAGCAAGGGGGCTACAGCGCCGGCGTCAGCGCGTCCTATGGGAGCTCTTACTCGACGGGCAGCTCGTCCAGCTATTCATCGTCCAGCAGCTCGGCCAGCCGGGCGCAGGACACGGCCGATTTCAACGCCTTCATCAATAAGGTGAACAGCTACAATACCGGCTATTCCGCCTCCTGCCGGACCGGCAATCCCTATTGCTGA
- a CDS encoding SDR family oxidoreductase, with the protein MAGANGRKAIFITGAASGIGAETARHFARKGWFCGLYDVNEMGLKAVAGEIGAENCHVAKLDVTRRADWAAAMDGFSAATGGKMNALFNNAGIGRHGWFEEIPAEEADLIIDINVKGVVNGVYAALPLLKATPGARIVNTASSAGIVGAPQLSVYSASKWAVRGLTEALDAEFRDLGIRVTTLMPWFVDTPILEMGKTAGANEKMSDQMKANGAKVYPVSMAAEKVWDAVHGDDIYYMVGAEADRARFMTRWLPGVVRKAIRKNVPARD; encoded by the coding sequence ATGGCAGGCGCAAACGGCCGCAAGGCGATTTTCATCACGGGAGCCGCCTCGGGCATCGGCGCAGAAACGGCGCGCCATTTTGCGCGGAAGGGCTGGTTCTGCGGGCTCTATGACGTCAACGAGATGGGGCTGAAGGCCGTTGCCGGTGAGATCGGCGCGGAGAATTGCCATGTCGCAAAACTGGATGTGACCAGGCGGGCCGACTGGGCCGCCGCCATGGACGGCTTCAGCGCCGCAACCGGCGGCAAGATGAACGCCCTTTTCAACAATGCCGGCATCGGGCGCCATGGCTGGTTTGAAGAGATCCCCGCCGAAGAGGCCGACCTCATCATCGACATCAATGTGAAGGGCGTGGTGAACGGGGTCTATGCCGCCCTGCCCTTGCTGAAGGCCACGCCGGGCGCGCGGATCGTGAATACGGCCTCGTCCGCCGGGATTGTCGGGGCGCCTCAGCTTTCGGTTTATTCGGCCTCCAAATGGGCCGTGCGGGGGCTGACCGAGGCGCTCGACGCAGAATTCCGGGATCTGGGCATTCGGGTCACCACGCTGATGCCGTGGTTTGTCGACACGCCGATCCTGGAGATGGGCAAGACGGCCGGCGCCAATGAGAAGATGTCCGATCAGATGAAAGCGAATGGCGCGAAGGTTTATCCCGTGTCGATGGCTGCCGAGAAGGTGTGGGACGCCGTGCACGGCGATGACATCTATTACATGGTGGGCGCAGAGGCCGACCGGGCGCGCTTCATGACGCGCTGGCTGCCGGGCGTGGTGCGCAAGGCGATCCGCAAGAACGTGCCCGCGCGGGATTAG
- a CDS encoding L-aspartate oxidase, with translation MLSGTDDRLHAGAGATTDVLIVGAGLAGLFLALKLAPRPCLVISPAPLGQASSSAWAQGGLAAALHPLDSPAQHADDTVAAGAGLVDPVIARLIAEDGPARVRDLVALGVPFDRTPDGQLALSLEAAHSHPRVARVSGDLAGKAIMDALVAAVAAAPHIELIEGARAEALLQDTNGRVAGVVLRGNTGRAFVKTARETVLCTGGSGGLYRVTTNPKEAQGEAIAMAHVAGAVLADLEFVQFHPTGIDIGRDPAPLATEALRGEGATLHNTDGRAFMADYHPLAELAPRDEVARAIHAERAAGRGAFLNCITAVGEEFPHHFPTVFGACMSANIDPRRAMIPVAPAAHYHMGGIISDLWGRSTLDGLSVCGECSSTGAHGANRLASNSLLEAVVFAERIARRLRDADLNEAGASTASATRPLTGPDMLELREAMSRHCGVVREAGGLTDLLSLIERLEAGMPGAPQLTAARLIASGALARAESRGGHFRSDYPDTGAPERQFLFHTSREALVI, from the coding sequence ATGCTTTCCGGAACGGATGACCGCCTGCATGCCGGCGCGGGCGCCACGACAGATGTTCTGATCGTCGGGGCGGGCCTTGCGGGCCTGTTCCTTGCGCTGAAGCTGGCGCCGCGGCCCTGCCTGGTGATCTCACCGGCGCCGCTCGGGCAGGCGTCTTCCTCGGCCTGGGCGCAGGGGGGATTGGCCGCTGCGCTGCATCCGCTCGACAGCCCGGCCCAGCATGCCGACGATACCGTGGCAGCAGGCGCCGGGCTGGTGGACCCGGTGATTGCGCGGCTGATCGCGGAAGACGGCCCCGCGCGCGTGCGCGACCTGGTGGCCCTCGGTGTACCGTTTGACCGGACGCCCGATGGCCAGCTCGCCCTGTCGCTGGAGGCGGCACATTCGCATCCGCGTGTGGCGCGGGTTTCAGGCGACCTGGCGGGCAAGGCGATCATGGACGCGCTGGTGGCGGCGGTGGCGGCAGCCCCGCATATCGAGCTGATCGAGGGCGCGCGGGCTGAGGCTCTGTTGCAGGATACCAATGGCCGCGTGGCGGGGGTCGTGCTGCGCGGGAATACCGGGCGAGCGTTTGTGAAGACCGCGCGGGAGACAGTGCTGTGCACCGGTGGGTCCGGTGGGCTTTACCGCGTGACGACCAATCCGAAGGAAGCCCAGGGCGAGGCGATTGCCATGGCGCATGTGGCGGGCGCGGTGCTGGCCGACCTCGAATTCGTGCAGTTTCACCCGACCGGCATCGACATTGGCCGTGACCCTGCCCCGCTGGCGACCGAGGCGCTGCGCGGCGAAGGCGCGACGTTGCACAATACCGACGGGCGCGCCTTCATGGCAGATTATCATCCGCTGGCGGAGCTTGCGCCGCGCGATGAAGTGGCCCGCGCGATCCATGCGGAGCGGGCCGCCGGGCGTGGCGCTTTTCTCAATTGCATCACGGCCGTGGGCGAAGAGTTTCCGCATCACTTCCCGACGGTTTTTGGCGCGTGCATGAGCGCCAACATCGATCCGCGCCGCGCGATGATCCCGGTAGCGCCCGCCGCGCATTATCATATGGGCGGGATTATCTCTGACCTCTGGGGGCGCTCGACGCTGGATGGGCTCTCCGTCTGCGGAGAATGTTCCTCGACCGGCGCGCATGGGGCCAACCGGCTCGCCTCCAACTCTCTGCTGGAGGCTGTCGTCTTTGCCGAGCGGATTGCGCGGCGCCTGCGCGACGCGGACCTCAACGAAGCGGGCGCGAGCACGGCATCCGCAACGCGGCCCCTGACCGGCCCGGACATGCTGGAACTGCGTGAGGCGATGTCGCGCCATTGCGGCGTGGTGCGCGAGGCGGGCGGGCTGACTGATCTTCTGAGCCTGATCGAGCGGCTGGAGGCAGGCATGCCCGGCGCGCCGCAGCTGACGGCTGCGCGCCTGATCGCAAGCGGAGCGCTGGCCCGCGCCGAAAGCCGCGGCGGACATTTCCGGTCCGACTATCCCGACACCGGCGCGCCCGAGCGCCAGTTCCTGTTCCACACAAGCCGCGAGGCGCTTGTCATATGA
- the nadC gene encoding carboxylating nicotinate-nucleotide diphosphorylase: MTTYIPPLSPIILDPIVRLALAEDLGRAGDLTTDATIPPETQLSVVIAARKPGVIAGLDVAAYSASLVDPALKLEIEKPDGSALTPGDVVARLSGSARSILTAERTMLNFLGRLSGVASLTRQYVDAVAHTKTRIVCTRKTTPGHRALEKRAVRCGGGTSHRYGLDDAILIKDNHIAACGGSIEATLERAKAYAGHLRMIEIEVDTLAQLEEALKYGPHAILLDNMSLEQLREAVTITGGRVPLEASGGVTLTSVAAIAETGVDFISSGALTHSAPNLDLGLDVV; the protein is encoded by the coding sequence ATGACGACCTATATTCCCCCGCTTTCCCCGATCATCCTTGATCCGATTGTCCGCCTGGCGCTGGCCGAGGATCTGGGCCGGGCGGGCGACCTGACGACTGACGCTACCATTCCGCCGGAGACACAGCTTTCGGTGGTGATCGCCGCGCGCAAGCCCGGCGTGATTGCGGGGCTGGACGTGGCGGCCTATTCGGCAAGCCTTGTGGACCCGGCACTGAAGCTGGAAATCGAAAAGCCCGATGGCAGCGCGCTGACGCCCGGCGATGTGGTGGCGCGGCTTTCGGGATCGGCGCGGTCGATCCTGACGGCGGAGCGCACGATGCTGAACTTTCTGGGGCGGCTTTCGGGCGTCGCGAGCCTGACGCGGCAGTATGTGGACGCGGTGGCCCACACGAAAACACGCATCGTCTGCACCCGGAAGACAACGCCGGGGCACCGGGCGCTGGAGAAGCGGGCGGTCCGCTGTGGCGGGGGAACGTCGCACCGCTATGGGCTGGATGACGCGATCCTGATCAAGGACAATCACATTGCCGCCTGCGGCGGGTCGATTGAAGCTACGCTGGAGCGGGCGAAAGCCTATGCCGGGCATCTGCGGATGATCGAAATTGAGGTGGATACGCTGGCCCAGCTTGAAGAAGCGCTGAAATATGGTCCGCATGCGATCCTTCTGGACAATATGAGCCTGGAGCAATTGCGCGAAGCGGTCACCATTACCGGCGGGCGCGTGCCGCTCGAAGCCTCGGGCGGGGTGACGCTGACTTCCGTAGCGGCAATTGCTGAGACGGGGGTGGACTTCATTTCCTCGGGCGCGCTGACCCATTCGGCGCCCAATCTTGACCTTGGCCTCGATGTGGTCTGA
- a CDS encoding M20 metallopeptidase family protein produces MPQGELRTADPSLVELYKKLHANPELSFREVETSKLMADELRALGFTVTEGLGDDWVREKAMKDIGQVLPGVGGYGVVGVFENGRGPTILIRADMDGLPVPDQTGFEFASTIVSQTWTGVESPVMHACAHDIHMTVWVGTARRLVAEADKWKGTLVMIAQPAEEIGLGAQAMLADGLYSDFPLPDYNLALHVSAGAPAGVINYSSGYALANVDSVDITVKGAGGHGAYPHTTRDPILIASHIVTALQSLVSRNTNPLESAVVTVGSFKAGAKHNIIPDEAELLITVRSYDDKTRQMLLDGITRIAEGTAAAFGAPEPEITVESDYTPATYNDPELTKRAMAAVARKLGEGNVRSVPPVMGGEDFSQFARTDEEVPGVIFWLGAVDPDKYAASQIDGMPLPSLHSPLFGPDYDPAIATGVEAMTTAAIDLFKE; encoded by the coding sequence ATGCCGCAGGGCGAGCTGCGCACGGCGGACCCGAGCCTGGTGGAGCTTTACAAGAAGCTGCACGCCAACCCCGAGCTTTCGTTCCGTGAGGTGGAGACGTCCAAGCTGATGGCGGATGAGCTGCGCGCGCTGGGCTTTACGGTGACCGAGGGCCTGGGCGACGATTGGGTGCGCGAGAAGGCGATGAAGGATATAGGGCAGGTGCTGCCCGGCGTGGGCGGCTATGGGGTCGTGGGCGTGTTCGAGAACGGGCGCGGGCCGACGATCCTGATCCGCGCGGACATGGACGGCCTGCCTGTACCCGACCAGACGGGCTTTGAATTTGCCTCCACGATTGTCTCGCAGACCTGGACAGGCGTTGAGAGCCCGGTGATGCATGCCTGCGCCCATGATATTCACATGACGGTCTGGGTGGGCACGGCGCGGCGGCTGGTGGCCGAAGCTGACAAATGGAAGGGCACGCTGGTGATGATCGCCCAGCCTGCCGAGGAGATTGGCCTGGGCGCGCAGGCGATGCTGGCCGATGGGCTGTATTCGGATTTTCCGCTGCCGGACTATAACCTTGCCCTGCATGTTTCAGCCGGCGCGCCGGCCGGCGTGATCAACTATTCTTCGGGCTATGCGCTGGCCAATGTCGACAGTGTGGACATCACCGTGAAAGGCGCGGGCGGGCACGGGGCCTATCCGCACACGACACGCGACCCGATCCTGATCGCCAGCCATATCGTTACCGCGTTGCAGAGCCTTGTCTCGCGCAATACCAATCCGCTGGAGTCTGCGGTTGTAACGGTCGGCTCGTTCAAGGCGGGCGCGAAACACAACATCATTCCCGATGAAGCCGAACTGCTGATCACCGTGCGCTCCTATGATGACAAGACCCGGCAGATGCTGCTGGATGGCATCACGCGGATTGCCGAGGGGACAGCGGCCGCCTTTGGCGCGCCCGAGCCTGAGATTACGGTGGAGAGCGATTATACGCCGGCGACCTATAACGATCCGGAACTGACCAAGCGGGCGATGGCAGCCGTGGCCAGGAAACTCGGCGAAGGCAATGTGCGCTCTGTGCCGCCGGTGATGGGCGGGGAAGATTTCAGCCAGTTTGCGCGTACCGATGAGGAAGTGCCCGGTGTGATCTTCTGGCTGGGCGCGGTTGACCCCGACAAATATGCCGCCTCGCAGATTGACGGGATGCCCCTGCCCTCGCTGCATTCGCCGCTGTTTGGCCCGGACTATGACCCGGCGATTGCCACAGGCGTGGAAGCGATGACGACAGCGGCGATTGATCTGTTCAAGGAGTAA
- the nadA gene encoding quinolinate synthase NadA, protein MARLIDAGPGCPTPTPLRGKSAAEARGLVYDDAVKAETDALYPLVQDFVTPMEWPAIAPLVAGINRLKREKNAVILAHNYMTPDIFSLVGDFRGDSLQLAREASQVPQSVIVQAGVHFMAETSKILAPEKTVLIPSLEAGCSLASSINGADVRLIKQKFPNYPIVTYVNCTAEVKAECHITCTSSNAAQVVEAIAKEWNSDTVILVPDQYLAKNVAAQTNIRILTWPGACEVHEQFSAEDVAQLREAHPGVVILAHPECPPDVLEVADYAGSTAALANYVSEKRPNKVVLLTECSMSDNVAAVNPGVNFIRPCNLCPHMKRITLENIYDCLMTGTHEVTIPEDVRVRAKEALDAMLALPKMERPLDFVTGLKPMELELVN, encoded by the coding sequence ATGGCACGTCTCATTGATGCCGGTCCCGGCTGCCCTACCCCTACCCCGCTGCGCGGTAAATCCGCCGCTGAGGCGCGTGGCCTTGTCTATGATGACGCCGTGAAAGCGGAGACCGATGCGCTCTATCCGCTGGTGCAGGATTTCGTGACGCCGATGGAATGGCCCGCGATTGCACCGCTCGTGGCCGGTATCAACCGGCTGAAGCGCGAAAAGAATGCCGTGATCCTGGCGCACAATTACATGACGCCGGACATTTTCAGCCTGGTGGGCGATTTCCGCGGTGACAGCCTTCAGCTGGCGCGCGAGGCCTCACAGGTGCCCCAAAGCGTGATCGTGCAGGCGGGCGTGCATTTCATGGCCGAGACGTCGAAAATCCTCGCGCCGGAGAAGACCGTGCTGATCCCCTCGCTGGAAGCAGGCTGCTCGCTGGCCAGCTCGATCAACGGCGCGGATGTGCGCCTGATCAAGCAGAAATTCCCGAACTATCCGATCGTGACCTATGTGAACTGCACCGCCGAGGTGAAGGCCGAGTGCCACATTACCTGCACGAGCTCCAACGCCGCGCAGGTGGTGGAAGCCATCGCGAAGGAATGGAATTCGGACACCGTGATCCTCGTGCCCGACCAGTATCTGGCGAAGAATGTGGCGGCGCAGACGAATATCCGCATTCTCACCTGGCCGGGCGCCTGTGAGGTGCATGAGCAGTTTTCGGCCGAGGATGTGGCGCAGCTGCGCGAAGCACATCCCGGTGTCGTGATCCTGGCGCACCCTGAATGCCCGCCGGATGTGCTGGAAGTCGCTGACTATGCCGGCTCGACGGCGGCGCTGGCGAACTATGTGTCGGAGAAACGCCCGAACAAGGTGGTGCTGCTGACCGAATGTTCGATGAGCGACAATGTGGCGGCGGTGAACCCCGGCGTGAATTTCATCCGGCCGTGTAACCTCTGCCCGCACATGAAGCGCATCACGCTGGAAAACATCTATGACTGCCTGATGACGGGCACGCATGAGGTGACCATTCCCGAAGACGTGCGGGTGCGGGCGAAAGAAGCGCTCGACGCGATGCTGGCCCTGCCGAAAATGGAGCGGCCGCTGGATTTCGTGACCGGCCTCAAGCCGATGGAGCTTGAACTGGTAAACTAG
- a CDS encoding superoxide dismutase, whose product MAFTLPELPYARNALAPHISEETLNFHYGKHHQAYVTNLNGLVEGTDLAGKSLEEIIKISAADKSKAGIFNNSAQVWNHTFYWHSMKPGGGGKPHGKAAELIERDLGGYDAFVKEFKQAGATQFGSGWAWLSYKGGKLVISKTPNAETPLTEEGTTPLMTMDVWEHAYYLDYQNRRPDYIDTFLGSLVNWDFVNQNLADAGA is encoded by the coding sequence ATGGCCTTCACCCTTCCCGAACTTCCCTATGCCCGCAATGCGCTTGCCCCGCACATTTCGGAAGAGACCCTGAACTTCCACTACGGCAAGCACCATCAGGCCTATGTGACCAACCTGAACGGCCTCGTTGAGGGCACCGACCTTGCCGGCAAATCGCTGGAAGAGATCATCAAGATTTCTGCGGCCGACAAGTCCAAGGCCGGCATCTTCAACAACTCCGCCCAGGTGTGGAACCACACCTTCTACTGGCACTCGATGAAGCCCGGTGGCGGCGGCAAGCCCCACGGCAAGGCAGCCGAGCTGATTGAGCGCGACCTTGGCGGCTATGACGCCTTCGTCAAAGAGTTCAAACAGGCGGGCGCAACCCAGTTCGGTTCGGGCTGGGCGTGGCTCTCCTACAAGGGTGGCAAGCTGGTGATCTCCAAGACGCCGAACGCCGAAACCCCGCTGACAGAAGAGGGCACCACGCCCCTGATGACGATGGATGTTTGGGAGCACGCCTACTATCTGGATTACCAGAACCGCCGCCCCGATTACATCGATACCTTCCTGGGCAGCCTGGTTAACTGGGACTTCGTGAACCAGAACCTCGCCGACGCGGGCGCCTAA
- a CDS encoding squalene/phytoene synthase family protein, whose amino-acid sequence MSNETRPLTQTPWEEIDKRVRRVDEDRWISSRFAPAAERRALVALYALAYELVRVREAVSEETLGLIRFQWWREAIEEIEAGKAPRGHDVCLAIAEEVVAGRLKPGALQKLVDGYQLAFLDADRAKEPEGWLGLTAAHILSPVHNWAGDLQAVAPAYAAARRHASKAFGPIVSPAPKQLRPAIAHYRLRKLYCEGKTPNPFTKRFSIMKAMNTGEV is encoded by the coding sequence ATGTCAAACGAGACCAGACCTCTGACCCAAACGCCTTGGGAAGAAATTGATAAAAGAGTCCGCCGGGTAGACGAGGACCGGTGGATTTCCAGCCGGTTTGCACCCGCTGCCGAGCGCCGGGCCCTGGTTGCGCTCTATGCCCTGGCTTACGAACTTGTAAGGGTGCGCGAGGCGGTTTCGGAAGAAACACTCGGTCTGATCCGCTTTCAGTGGTGGCGCGAAGCGATCGAGGAGATCGAGGCGGGCAAGGCCCCCCGCGGGCATGATGTCTGCCTCGCCATTGCCGAAGAAGTGGTCGCCGGCAGGCTCAAGCCCGGCGCGTTGCAGAAGCTGGTGGATGGCTATCAGCTTGCCTTCCTCGACGCAGACCGCGCTAAGGAACCCGAAGGCTGGCTCGGCCTGACCGCCGCCCATATCCTCAGCCCCGTCCATAACTGGGCCGGTGACCTGCAGGCGGTTGCCCCCGCTTACGCCGCGGCGCGCCGTCATGCGTCCAAGGCATTCGGCCCGATTGTCTCGCCCGCGCCCAAACAGCTGCGCCCGGCTATCGCGCACTACCGCCTGCGCAAGCTCTACTGCGAAGGCAAGACGCCCAACCCCTTCACCAAACGCTTCTCGATCATGAAAGCGATGAATACCGGCGAAGTATGA
- a CDS encoding DEAD/DEAH box helicase translates to MTETTFADFGLAENILKAVTESGYTIPTPIQREAIPHILMGGDVTGVAQTGTGKTAAFVLPMIQRLSTGRARARMPRCLILCPTRELAAQVAENFEKYGKYLKLTMALLIGGVSFKEQETLLQRGVDVLIATPGRLMDQFDRGKLLMMGVETLIIDEADRMLDMGFIPDIEKICAKLPANRQTLLFSATFPTDIQRLAKTFQKDPKKIEVTRPAQTAETISQFVVKLPTNDGKARRTALRRVIEATNVKNGIVFCNRKVEVDIVAASLTKHGHDAAPIHGDLPQSVRSETLQRFRDGKLKLLVASDVAARGLDIPDVGHVFNFGPPPKDEDYVHRIGRTGRAGRTGESYTVVTPADDKSWGFVVKMIKKDVPEFMPEGLLEELETLPPEEKRDRKTGGRGGDRDRGGRSARGRTERTEQSDRSERAPRRRREKEDGDVAVADAPVETVATETVEAAEPAAVQEKPKRERAPRGEKRRERTEETPQPRAEKRERSGGDRERERPQRDYKRKDDDLILEPAPDRVVGFGNDVPNFLKR, encoded by the coding sequence TTGACTGAGACAACATTTGCGGATTTCGGCCTGGCCGAAAACATCCTCAAAGCCGTGACCGAGTCCGGCTACACCATCCCCACCCCGATCCAGCGCGAAGCCATTCCGCATATCCTGATGGGTGGCGACGTAACCGGCGTAGCCCAGACGGGCACCGGCAAGACGGCCGCTTTCGTGCTGCCGATGATCCAGCGCCTTTCCACAGGCCGCGCCCGCGCGCGGATGCCGCGCTGCCTGATCCTCTGCCCGACGCGCGAGCTTGCCGCGCAGGTTGCCGAGAATTTCGAGAAGTATGGCAAATACCTCAAGCTGACGATGGCGCTGCTGATTGGCGGCGTCAGCTTCAAGGAACAGGAAACCCTGCTCCAGCGCGGCGTGGACGTGCTGATCGCGACGCCGGGCCGCCTGATGGACCAGTTCGATCGCGGCAAGCTACTGATGATGGGCGTTGAGACGCTGATCATCGACGAAGCCGACCGGATGCTCGACATGGGCTTCATCCCCGACATCGAGAAGATCTGCGCCAAGCTGCCGGCAAACCGCCAGACGCTGCTGTTCTCCGCGACCTTCCCGACGGACATTCAGCGCCTTGCCAAGACCTTCCAGAAAGATCCCAAGAAGATCGAAGTCACCCGGCCGGCACAGACCGCCGAGACGATTTCGCAATTCGTGGTCAAGCTGCCGACCAATGATGGCAAGGCCCGCCGCACGGCGCTGCGCCGCGTGATCGAAGCGACCAATGTGAAGAACGGTATCGTGTTCTGTAACCGCAAGGTCGAGGTCGACATCGTTGCTGCCTCGCTGACCAAGCATGGCCATGACGCTGCGCCGATCCATGGCGACCTGCCGCAGAGCGTGCGGTCCGAAACGCTCCAGCGTTTCCGTGATGGCAAGCTGAAACTGCTCGTCGCGTCTGACGTGGCCGCGCGCGGCCTCGATATTCCGGATGTGGGCCATGTGTTCAATTTCGGCCCACCGCCGAAGGATGAAGATTACGTCCACCGCATCGGCCGCACGGGCCGCGCCGGACGCACCGGCGAGAGCTATACGGTTGTGACGCCTGCGGACGATAAGTCCTGGGGCTTCGTGGTGAAGATGATCAAGAAGGACGTTCCGGAATTCATGCCGGAGGGCCTTCTGGAAGAACTCGAAACGTTGCCCCCGGAAGAAAAGCGCGACCGCAAGACGGGCGGACGTGGCGGAGACCGCGACCGCGGTGGCCGCAGCGCCCGTGGCCGTACCGAGCGGACCGAGCAGAGCGACCGGAGCGAACGCGCCCCGCGCCGCCGCCGCGAGAAGGAAGACGGCGATGTGGCCGTCGCCGATGCGCCGGTTGAGACGGTTGCCACCGAAACAGTGGAGGCTGCAGAGCCCGCCGCCGTGCAGGAAAAGCCCAAGCGCGAACGCGCGCCGCGCGGCGAAAAACGCCGTGAACGCACAGAAGAAACGCCCCAGCCCCGCGCCGAAAAACGCGAGCGCAGCGGCGGTGACCGCGAACGCGAACGTCCGCAACGCGACTATAAGCGCAAGGATGACGATCTGATCCTGGAGCCGGCGCCTGACCGTGTGGTCGGCTTTGGCAATGATGTGCCCAACTTCCTGAAACGCTAA